In Puntigrus tetrazona isolate hp1 chromosome 18, ASM1883169v1, whole genome shotgun sequence, one genomic interval encodes:
- the zgc:158482 gene encoding very long-chain acyl-CoA synthetase — protein sequence MLLASLLLGALLIAPLLLRRFLPYFWTDLVYHAELLRILLKFVSRRRRRPLFLALDRFLEQAKTRPNKAFIVFENKRYSFRDADRESNRIAHALRDASALSPGDTALLFMHNEPEFIFCWLALAKLGCACALLNSSIRARSLTSSVRCCRGATVLIASAELQEAVEEVYEDLQQEGLTRIFITAEELRSSRLKSLTRAAQESSDADVPQKLRANVSFTSPAVYIYTSGTTGLPKAAVINQTRLLAALAVLASNGVTDTDVIYVTLPLYHTAGFLVGFMGSIETGSTIILRRRFSASRFWDECRAHGVTVIQYIGEVLRYLCNTPQRASDQQHGVRLAVGNGLRSDVWREFLKRFGHIEIREFYASTEGNVGFVNYAGKLGAVGRVSFLHKKLFPYAIIQYNTELDEPLRDSRGLCVEVPKGHTGLLVSKITEIAPFVGYAQNDQQTEKKRLRNVFKHGDVYFNSGDLMKIDHDNFIYFQDRVGDTFRWKGENVATTEVSDIISMLDFVEEANVYGVQVPGHEGRIGMAAVKLKDGKEFECKKAFEHVCRFLPVYARPRFIRIQSSMDITSTFKQLKLKLVEAGFNPSMTSDSLYFLCEREQTYVSLNASIYRQILSHSIKL from the exons ATGCTGCTCGCGTCTCTGCTGCTGGGAGCTCTGCTCATCGCTCCTCTGCTTCTCAGGAGGTTTCTTCCGTACTTCTGGACGGATCTCGTCTATCACGCGGAGCTGCTGAGGATTTTACTCAAGTTCGTGTCCCGCAGAAGAAGGCGCCCGCTGTTCTTGGCTCTGGACCGGTTTCTAGAGCAAGCGAAAACGCGGCCGAACAAGGCGTTCATCGTGTTCGAGAACAAGCGCTACTCGTTCAGAGACGCGGACCGAGAGAGCAACCGGATAGCGCACGCGTTGCGGGACGCGTCGGCTCTGAGCCCGGGAGACACGGCGCTTCTGTTCATGCACAACGAGCCCGAGTTCATCTTCTGCTGGCTCGCGCTGGCCAAGCTCGGCTGCGCATGCGCGCTCCTCAACAGCAGCATCCGCGCGCGGAGCCTGACCTCGAGCGTCCGGTGCTGCCGCGGCGCCACGGTCCTGATCGCGTCCGCAG AGCTGCAGGAGGCCGTTGAGGAGGTGTATGAAGATCTCCAGCAGGAGGGTCTGACGAGGATCTTCATCACAGCTGAGGAGCTCCGATCATCACGTCTGAAGAGTCTGACTCGAGCGGCGCAGGAGTCTTCAGACGCTGATGTTCCTCAGAAGCTCAGAGCGAACGTGTCCTTCACGTCTCCAGCCGTCTACATCTACACGTCTGGAACCACAG gtctTCCTAAAGCAGCAGTGATCAATCAAACGCGTCTCCTCGCTGCTCTCGCTGTGCTGGCGTCGAACGGCGTAACAGATACTGACGTGATTTACGTGACTCTTCCTCTCTATCACACAGCCGGCTTCCTCGTGGGCTTCATGGGCTCCATagagacag gcTCAACTATAATTCTACGGCGCAGGTTCTCTGCGTCTCGGTTCTGGGACGAGTGCCGGGCTCACGGTGTGACGGTGATTCAGTACATCGGAGAGGTTCTGCGCTATCTGTGTAACACACCGCAG AGAGCAAGTGATCAGCAGCACGGCGTGCGATTGGCCGTCGGGAACGGGCTCCGCTCAGACGTCTGGAGAGAGTTCCTCAAGCGCTTCGGTCACATTGAAATCAGAGAGTTTTACGCCTCCACGGAGGGAAACGTGGGCTTCGTGAACTACGCTGGAAAGCTGGGCGCTGTCGGACGGGTCAGCTTTCTGCACAAA AAACTGTTCCCCTACGCCATCATTCAGTACAACACGGAGCTGGACGAGCCGCTCAGAGACTCCAGAGGCCTGTGTGTCGAGGTGCctaaag gccATACGGGGCTGTTGGTGTCCAAAATTACAGAAATCGCTCCTTTTGTTGGTTATGCACAAAACGATCAgcaaacagaaaagaagaggCTGCGCAATGTTTTCAAGCACGGCgatgtttattttaacagcGGTGATCTGATGAAGATTGATCATGACAACTTTATCTACTTCCAGGATCGAGTGGGAGACACATTCAG GTGGAAAGGAGAGAATGTGGCCACTACTGAAGTCTCTGACATCATCAGCATGCTGGACTTTGTCGAAGAGGCCAATGTTTACGGAGTTCAGGTTCCAG GTCATGAAGGACGGATCGGGATGGCTGCAGTAAAACTGAAGGACGGGAAGGAGTTTGAGTGCAAGAAAGCATTTGAGCACGTCTGCCGGTTCCTGCCCGTTTACGCTCGACCTCGTTTCATACGCATTCAG AGCTCGATGGACATCACCTCCACCTTTAAACAGCTGAAGCTGAAGCTGGTGGAGGCTGGATTCAATCCCAGCATGACGTCTGACTCGCTGTACTTTCTGTGTGAACGAGAGCAGACCTACGTCTCTCTGAACGCCTCCATCTACCGACAGATCCTGTCTCACAGCATCAAACTCTGA
- the hdc gene encoding histidine decarboxylase, with amino-acid sequence MQAQEYLMRGKEMVDFIQQYLTRIRERRVVPDVQPGFMRPLLPSSAPYEPEDWSSIMKDVENIILPGVVHWQSPHMHAYFPALTSWPSLLGDMLADAINCLGFTWASSPACTELEMCVLDWLCKALGLPDHYLHHHPQSSGGGILQSTVSECTLVALLAARKDRILQMKSEFTHTDTDESVLNARLIAYASDQAHSSVEKAGLISLVKIRFLETDEAFSLRGETLQRAIEEDRRRGFVPVMLCATLGSTGVCSFDRLDELGPVCVREGLWLHVDAAYAGSALLCPELRYFLNGIEFADSFVFNPSKWMMVHFDCTAFWVKNKMKLQQTFTVDPLYLRHENSDATDFMHWQISLSRRFRSLKLWFVMRSFGLKNLQAHIRHSVEMAKLFESLVRNDTNFQIPAQRHLGLVVFCLRAGNGATQELLRRLTKSGQMFLIPAAIGNKLIIRFAVTSQFTSAQDVQRDWSLIRQTAREVLRSCALSRQSSVLSDEENQSEDELSRMRLEPMIDERLVRQGQRRATRSLSCSAELPPQRLQRDAPLEQIPGRPEHRAQKRLLKFHSVPSLSQVWAQCGMQQLYQPFRRGWVTSRASCFNCFPLETSPLPTK; translated from the exons ATGCAGGCGCAGGAGTACCTGATGAGAG ggaaGGAGATGGTGGATTTCATCCAGCAGTATCTCACACGGATCCGTGAGCGGCGGGTCGTTCCAGACGTTCAGCCGGGCTTCATGCGTCCTCTTCTGCCCAGCAGTGCTCCGTATGAACCAGAGGACTGGAGCAGCATCATGAAGGACGTGGAGAACATCATCCTGCCCGGG gTGGTTCATTGGCAGAGTCctcacatgcatgcatatttccCTGCTCTCACCTCATGGCCGTCTCTACTGGGAGACATGCTAGCAGACGCCATCAACTGCCTCGGCTTCACCTGG gccTCTAGTCCAGCATGCACTGAGCTGGAGATGTGTGTATTGGACTGGTTGTGTAAAGCGCTCGGGTTGCCAGATCATTATTTACACCATCATCCACAGAGCAGCGGAGGAGGAATCCTGCAg AGTACGGTCAGCGAGTGTACGCTGGTGGCTCTGCTCGCCGCGAGGAAAGACCGGATCCTGCAGATGAAGAGTGAGTTCACTCACACCGACACAGACGAGTCCGTTCTGAACGCCAGACTCATCGCGTACGCCTCGGACCAG GCTCACTCGTCTGTGGAGAAGGCCGGTCTGATCTCTCTGGTGAAGATCAGGTTCCTGGAGACGGACGAGGCGTTTTCTCTGCGAGGTGAAACTCTGCAGCGCGCCATCGAGGAGGACCGCCGGAGAGGATTCGTTCCTGTGATG cTGTGTGCGACGCTCGGCTCCACCGGTGTGTGTTCCTTCGATCGTCTGGATGAGCTCGGCCCGGTCT gtgtgcgTGAGGGTCTCTGGCTGCACGTGGATGCGGCGTACGCAGGTTCTGCTCTTCTGTGTCCTGAACTGCGTTACTTTCTCAACGGAATAGAGTTCGCCGATTCCTTCGTCTTCAATCCTTCCAAATGGATGATGGTTCACTTCGACTGTACGGCGTTCTG GGTGAAGAATAAGATGAAGCTGCAGCAGACGTTCACCGTCGACCCGCTGTATCTCAGACACGAGAACTCCGACGCCACAGACTTCATG CACTGGCAGATCTCTCTGAGCCGCCGCTTCCGCTCTCTGAAGCTGTGGTTCGTGATGCGCTCCTTCGGTCTGAAGAACCTGCAGGCTCACATTCGACAC AGCGTGGAGATGGCGAAGCTGTTCGAGTCTCTGGTCAGAAACGACACAAACTTCCAGATCCCAGCGCAGCGGCACCTCGGCCTGGTCGTCTTCTGCTTACGA GCTGGAAACGGAGCGACGCAGGAGTTACTGCGCAGACTGACTAAATCAGGCCAGATGTTTCTGATTCCGGCCGCCATCGGGAACAAACTCATCATCCGCTTCGCTGTGACGTCTCAGTTCACGAGCGCTCAGGACGTCCAGAGGGACTGGAGCCTGATCCGGCAGACGGCCAGAGAAGTGCTGCGCTCCTGCGCTCTCTCACGCCAGTCCAGCGTGCTCTCAGACGAGGAGAACCAGAGCGAGGACGAGCTGAGCCGCATGCGTCTGGAGCCCATGATCGACGAGCGTCTGGTGAGACAGGGCCAGAGACGGGCCACGCGCTCCCTGAGCTGCAGCGCCGAGCTCCCGCCCCAGAGACTGCAGAGAGACGCCCCGCTGGAGCAGATCCCCGGGCGGCCCGAGCACCGAGCTCAGAAGAGGCTGCTGAAGTTCCACAGCGTCCCCAGTCTGTCTCAGGTGTGGGCCCAGTGCGGCATGCAGCAGCTCTACCAGCCCTTCAGACGAGGATGGGTCACCAGCAGAGCCAGCTGCTTCAACTGCTTCCCCCTCGAGACCAGCCCGCTGCCCAccaaataa
- the slc27a2a gene encoding solute carrier family 27 member 2a codes for MIYSLLFGLAVSCFVFLYVRFPYFTQDFLFALRTFSVGVLLARFGRGTPCYTILDRFSDAARSHPEKPFIVFEGEVFSYRDADRISNRVANALRERKLVHAGQVVALFHGNAPQYVCTWLALAKLGCTVALLNTNLRSRSLLHCCDCCCATTLITDADLAPAVAEILPSLRKRGVSALLLFGGCETDGVVNLSAAVRCASEEAPPLSLRCDVSIQSPALYIYTSGTTGLPKAAVISHQKLWLMTFLQRMTGVNSRDVLYICLPLYHSAGFLAGLTGAIERGITVVLRRKFSVSEFWNDCREHEVTVIQYIGEVMRYLCNAPKSERERDHRVRLALGIGIRADTWEDFLRRFGNVCICECYGATEGNIGFINYTGKTGSIGRVTAIHKMLTPYAFIRFNPETEEPLRDSNGLCVEVSPGETGLLVAKINKIAPFSGYAKNPAQTEKKKLRNVFKRGDVYFNTGDLILADRDGFLYFQDRVGDTFRWKGENVATTEVSEVLLMLDSVEAANVYGVRVSGHEGRIGMAALKLRDGKEFDRSATYTHLKKLLPAYARPHFIRIQDKLDVTGTFKQVKGQLVQEGFDPNIIGSDLFFLNESKQTFVPMTKEMYSSIMNGLIRL; via the exons ATGATTTATTCGCTTCTCTTCGGGTTGGCCGTTTCTTGCTTCGTTTTTCTCTACGTTCGTTTCCCGTATTTTACCCAGGACTTTCTTTTTGCGCTCAGGACCTTTAGTGTCGGGGTGCTGCTGGCCCGGTTCGGCCGCGGAACGCCGTGCTACACGATCCTGGACCGGTTCTCGGACGCGGCGCGGAGTCACCCGGAGAAGCCCTTCATCGTGTTCGAGGGAGAGGTGTTCTCTTACCGGGATGCTGACCGGATCAGTAACAGAGTCGCGAACGCGCTGCGGGAGCGCAAGCTCGTGCACGCGGGCCAGGTCGTGGCGCTCTTTCACGGGAACGCGCCCCAGTACGTGTGCACGTGGCTCGCTCTGGCCAAACTGGGCTGCACGGTCGCGCTCCTGAACACGAACCTCAGGAGTCGATCTCTGCTGCACTGCTGCGACTGCTGCTGCGCCACGACCCTCATCACTGATGCAG ATCTGGCTCCGGCGGTGGCTGAGATCCTGCCGTCTCTGCGCAAGCGCGGTGTGTCTGCGCTCCTGCTCTTCGGCGGCTGCGAGACGGACGGCGTCGTCAATCTGTCGGCTGCGGTCCGCTGCGCATCAGAAGAGGCTCCGCCCCTCAGCCTGAGATGTGATGTCAGCATCCAAAGCCCTGCCCTCTACATCTACACCTCCGGGACCACAG GTCTCCCTAAAGCGGCGGTGATCAGTCACCAAAAACTCTGGCTGATGACGTTCCTGCAGCGCATGACAGGAGTGAACTCCAGAGACGTCCTCTACATCTGTCTGCCCCTGTACCACAGCGCAGGCTTCCTCGCTGGCCTCACCGGAGCCATAGAGAGGG GGATCACCGTGGTGCTGAGGAGGAAGTTTTCTGTGTCTGAGTTTTGGAACGACTGTCGGGAACACGAGGTGACGGTCATCCAGTACATCGGAGAGGTCATGCGTTACTTGTGCAACGCACCCAAG AGCGAGCGTGAGCGGGATCACCGTGTGCGTCTGGCTCTGGGGATCGGCATCCGAGCGGACACATGGGAGGACTTCCTGCGCCGCTTCGGGAACGTGTGCATCTGTGAGTGCTACGGAGCCACCGAAGGAAACATCGGATTCATCAACTACACCGGGAAGACCGGCTCCATCGGGAGAGTGACCGCCATCCACAAG atgctCACCCCTTACGCCTTCATTCGTTTTAATCCGGAGACGGAGGAGCCGCTGCGAGACTCTAACGGACTCTGTGTGGAGGTCTCTCCAG GTGAAACCGGGCTGCTGGTGGCAAAGATCAATAAGATCGCTCCGTTCAGTGGTTACGCTAAAAACCCGGCGcaaacagagaagaagaagctgaggaACGTCTTTAAGAGAGGAGATGTGTACTTCAACACCGGAGATCTCATATTAGCCGACCGCGACGGCTTCCTTTACTTCCAGGACCGCGTTGGAGACACGTTCCG ATGGAAAGGAGAAAACGTGGCCACGACTGAAGTGTCTGAGGTTTTGCTGATGCTGGATTCTGTGGAAGCTGCAAACGTCTACGGTGTGAGAGTATCAG GTCATGAGGGACGGATCGGGATGGCAGCTCTCAAACTCAGAGACGGGAAGGAGTTTGACCGATCtgctacatacacacacctgaAGAAGCTCCTGCCGGCCTACGCCAGACCTCACTTCATCAGGatacag GACAAGCTGGACGTGACGGGGACCTTCaaacaggtcaaaggtcagctgGTGCAGGAGGGATTCGACCCAAACATCATCGGGAGTGACCTCTTCTTCCTGAACGAGTCGAAGCAGACGTTTGTGCCGATGACGAAGGAGATGTACAGCTCCATCATGAACGGACTCATCAGACTCTGA
- the gabpb1 gene encoding GA-binding protein subunit beta-1, protein MSLVDLGKKLLEAARAGQDDEVRILMANGAPFTTDWLGTSPLHLSAQFGHYSTTEVLLRAGVSRDARTKVDRTPLHMAASEGHTRIVELLLKHGADVNAKDMLKMSALHWAVEHSHRDVVELLLRFGADVHSLSKFCKNALDIALDNSSHELAEILQVAMQNQINTNPESPDTLTIHTAPQFIIGPGGVVNLAGLVSPASSGKSTVVAAEELITADSVDGAIQQVVSSGGQQVITIVTDGIQLGNLQTGTGISQPIIVTMPDGQQVLTVSDTEVAEETVISEEPCVKRQRVKEEDDDQTETQDAQIQQTLSLEDFQEKVSLLKQLEEANREAQKYRQQFLKKEQEAEAYRQKLEAITRQSAKKAA, encoded by the exons cTGGGCACGTCTCCTCTCCACCTGTCTGCTCAGTTCGGTCACTACTCCACCACTGAGGTGCTCCTGCGTGCCGGAGTGAGTCGAGACGCCCGCACTAAGGTGGACCGGACGCCGCTGCACATGGCCGCCTCTGAGGGTCACACTCGTATCGTGGAGCTGCTGCTGAAG CACGGCGCCGACGTGAACGCCAAGGACATGCTGAAGATGAGCGCTCTGCACTGGGCCGTGGAGCACAGCCACAGAGACGTGGTGGAGCTGCTGCTGCGCTTCGGAGCCGACGTCCACTCACTGAGCAAGTTCTGCAAGAACGCCCTGGACATCGCGCTGGACAACAGCAGCCACGAGCTGGCCGAGATCCTGCAG GTAGCGATGCAGAACCAGATCAACACTAACCCGGAGAGTCCAGACACGCTGACCATCCACACGGCTCCGCAGTTCATCATCGGCCCGGGAGGAGTGGTCAACCTCGCTGGACTCGTCTCGCCCGCCAGCAGCGGCAAGTCCACAG TCGTAGCTGCAGAGGAGTTAATCACCGCAGACTCCGTCGACGGTGCCATACAGCAGGTCGTGAGCTCCGGAGGTCAACAGGTCATCACCATAGTAACCGATGGCATTCAGCTGGGCAACCTGCAGACGGGCACCGGCATCAGCCAGCCCATAATAGTCACCATGCCTGATGGGCAACAGG TGCTGACAGTGTCGGACACAGAGGTGGCAGAGGAGACGGTGATCAGCGAGGAGCCGTGTGTTAAGCGTCAGCGCGTGAAGGAGGAAGACGACGATCAGACAGAAACACAAGACGCTCAGATCCAGCAGACGCTCTCGCTCGAGGACTTCCAG GAGAAAGTGTCTCTTCTGAAGCAGCTGGAGGAGGCGAACCGCGAGGCTCAGAAATACAGACAGCAGTTCCTGAAGAAGGAGCAGGAGGCCGAGGCGTACAGACAGAAGCTGGAGGCCATCACGCGGCAGAGCGCCAAGAAAGCTGCGTGA